The Chryseolinea soli nucleotide sequence GACATGGGCGTGTATCCCCTCAACGCCGCGCGCTACAGCACTGGGTTGGAGCCCATCGCTGTAACCGCGCAAGCCTCCACCACGCGACCGGAGATCTACAAGGAGGTGGAAGAGACGATGAACTTCCTGCTGGAATTTCCCGGCGGGGCCACGGCACAGTGCGAGGCCAGCTTTGGCAAAAGCATGAACGACTTGATGGTGACGTGTTCGAAAGGTTGGTATAAGCTATCGCCCTTCCAGGCGTATAGCGGTGTGAATGGAGTTACCAGTGATGGAAAGAAATTGAATGCCGTCATTCCCAACGAGCAAGCCAGGCAAATGGATGATGATGCGTTGGCGATTATGAATAACACTAAACTGTTGGCGCCGGGTGAGGAAGGGTTGAGAGATATTCGGGTGGTCGAGGCGGTGTATAGGTCGGTGGCGCAGAAGAAGCGTGTGATGATTTAACTCATCTTCGCTGACGCTCCCGCCTACGCTGAAGCTGCGGCGGGCAAGTCGGCGGGCAAGCAGAGAAATCAAAGGCCGAGGTGATCCATCTCGGCTTTTTCGTAGTCGCCGTCTTCGGCGGGATAGCGGAGTATGGTTTCGAATTTGCCGCTTTGTTTGGCGAGGGCCCAGATGAGGCTTTCGCCGGCAGGGATCTTCGTGGGTTGCGATTGGAAGATGGGATCTTCGAACGCTTTTTCGGCATCGATAATGTTCCAGCCTTTTTCTTTGAACATCTTGACCAGGTCGCCCAGGAACAAGGCGTTCACCAGGTTATGGTGAAGCAGCAGCGTGTGATGAATATGCCGGCCGGTGAGTTGAAAAGCGAGCTGTTCGTAGTACTGCGCCCGTGCGTATAAATGCTTTAGATAGAATTGACGAAAGCCCTCGAGGTTGGCCTTAGGGTCGGTTCTGAGCCGTTTTAACAAACGGCTATCGATATACCAATCCGAAGCATCGATGGTGACGCTCCCATTTCTGTACTGGTGTGCTCGCAGCAGATCGCGAAAGGCTTCGACTTTGGGCGCGGTGTCGCCTTCTTTCAGATAGGGAAACCGGAACATCCGGATGTACTGGCTGTAGCGTTGAATGATGGAATCGGTGCGCAAGAATTCGAGTTTGAATTTCTCGAAGGAAACGGACTTGCTGCCGTAGTTGAGGTGTGAGTAGGTATGATTTCCGATGCGATGACCGGCGTCGTTCCATTGGGTGAGCAAGTACGTTCCTTTTGCATCGGATTTGTTAAATCCCGTAACAAAGAACACCGTCTTTATCCCGGCATCGTTCAAATGTTTTAGCAACAAACCATTCCATTGTTCAAAAGGATATCCAGGCATGTCGTTGGTCACGCCATCGTCGAATGTGAAGCTGATGGTAGGTTGTGCATAGCTGGTGATGGCCAGAAACAGGAAGCAAAGCGTCGCGACGTGCTTGCCGATGCGGATACCTTTCAAGGATTCAAAATGGTTCATCAACAATGTTACGGATTACGACGAGACGTTACAAATAAAAGAAGCTGTCCTTTCGGGACAGCTTCTTTCGGGATGGTCGTATTCGCTAAACAGCAGGACGAATTTCAGCGGGGGCATTTGCTTTAGAGGCTTTCCGCCCACGGAAGAAAAGATAGAGGTTGAAAAATAACATCACGCCCAGGTAGATAGAGAACCCTCCGATCTTCTTGCTAAGGATCTCAACGACCTGTTGACTGGATGCCACTTCGGCATAGATCTCCAGTATCCACAAGGCAAATCCCACATTCAACAGATAGAATCCCACTTCAAAAAGCTTGTTGGTGGCCATGGCGATCTCTGTTTTTCCGCGGAAGATATCCAACATGAAAACGCGGCTGTTTTTGAAAAGCGTGTGCGCGACATACCACGTTAATAAGAGGGTCACGGGCAGATAGATCAGGTAAGCGGTGAGGACATAAGACGTGTTCATAAGATCAGGATTTATGTGAAGGATGGAATTTGTTCCAGAGTACGACGGCGGTGATGTTGAAATAATGCATGACACTGAGCACGATCATGATCCGGCCCACGGAAATCGAAAGGGACACGATCAGATCACTCACCGTTTCGACGGGCGATCGCAGGGTGAGTACGGCGAAGACGTAACCGAGATTGACGAGATAGTAGCCGGTGAGGAGTAATCGATTCACCGAATCGGTAATGGCCGCTTCTCCCAGCATCGTCAACAAGAACGGTCGCCCGTTTCGGAATAAGACCCTGCCTACGTACACCGTGATGTACCCGGCGATCAATAGATGGAGGAAAAGAACCAGGGTTTTCATTGTTATGTAACTTTCAGTAATTTCTGAAAGTACTATATTTAACGACTACCCCGCGAAAAGGTTGACAAGGCCTTTGCATTTTTTCTATAAAATAAAAAAGCCGTCTCAATCCTGAGACGGCTTTCTTTCCGGATGGATTTCCAGATCTAAATGGTCGGCCTGAGCTTATATCCTTTCGTAGGGATATTGAACCCTGCCGACAAAATGTATTGCGCGGAGAAGAAGCTGTGTTGGGCTCTTCCATATCCGTAGAGCTTGGCGTCGGTATAGTTGGCCCACGATCCCTTCACACCAAACTGCAGGAAAAGATAGCGGAAGACATCATAGCGCAGGGCAGCACCTACACCGATCACGTAGCCCGACAACCGGAAAGGTCCGTCGTTGTGCATGCCCATGATGTAGGAGTCGGTCTTGGGAACAAGCCCGCCGCCACCCAGGCGGAAGTTGGCGCTCAGCACGTGGTTCTCATCGCGGGAGTGCACGATCTGCATGCGCTTCAGCAAACTGATCATGAGATAGTTGTTGCCGTTGGTGTGTTCGAAGTGAACAAAGTTGGGCGTCACTAGCGTATCCTGATCAAAATGTCTTTCGTTGATCTCGCCCGTGAGGTGCATGGTCTGGTTGTCGTTCACCACATACTTGAGGTGATTCCAGCAGATCTCTATGCCCAAATCATGTTTGTCGTTGAAGAAGTAGCCGCCGCTGAGCACGTATTGAGGCACCGTGAGCGGGGTGTGGAAGAAGTGATCCCAATCGGGCTTGTCGCTTGCCTTGGCGTTGTGCAAGGTAAAGTCGTAGTCGCCTGTCTTGTGATCTTCGAAGTGGATGGTGCTTCTGGAATAAGAATCGCGGTGGTAGCCCCACTCAAAGAAGAACTCGCCTTTCAGCTTTTTCTTTTTTTCACCGGATCCATCATTTTGAGCCTGTAGCGATTGCGTAGCCAAAACGCCCAGGAGAGAAAGGAAGTAAACAAGCCGCATAGATAAAAATTTATTTCAACTAATGCGGTGCGAAATAATGGAATAAAACGATCAGAACTGTGGGTTACATGATTTTTATTTCGCCGCTAACCTGACCTCTATCTTACGTTGGCGCGAATTACCCGTTTTCGGCTTAAACAATCGGTTGAAATGCAACGGTGGTGCAATCGGTTCGTTTGCGTGTAGCCTTAAAAATACCTTAAAGGTATACCGTTGCATTTTGGTGAAAAGATCACCTGAAAACATTTTTGATTTTCCACCAGATGTTCCGTGGTGACTATCTTCTCGTGATGACCAACCATGACACTCCAGAAATTCATCGGTCTAACCGGTACGTGTTCAAAGCTTGCGAACGCGAATAGCGAAAGCTCTTGCCGGATTGGCCACAAAGATCTTATCGATCTCCGCCACGGTAAAGCCATTCGCTTTTAAAGCGGGAATAAATTGCGTGAAGATGCAATTGTAATCTTTATAGTTGCCACCATTCGGCTCACCCACATTATACCACCCCGAGTCCTGCGACACAAGGACCTGGTCCAACAGCTTATGCGCTTTCATGACTTGCAAATTCTCCACGTTAGCCTTTACCGTATCGGGATTGACGCCGTCAAAGGCAACCCAGCTTTTGCTTCGGGCTGCCTCCAGGTGATAGGCCTTATCGGGCTCGTTTTGTGAATGGACCCAAATCCTGGCCTGCGGAGAAACACCCCGAGCTTTCAGAATGGCCAATTCTTCCTTAGCCGCCTCTCCGTTGCCCGTATGGATGGCGATGGTGAGCCCGGTGGCGAGGTGCGTCAGCGCGGCGCTGTCGACTACCTTACGTTGCGCTTCGGTTAGGGGCGCGTTGTCAACGCTGGTTTTGATGAACCCGGGCTTAATACCGGTGCCCTCAATGCCGTTCTTGAATTCGTCAATCCATCGCGCAGCAATCTGCTCACTGGTTTCGGTGTAGACCTGGGGTGGCAGGAACTTCTCTCCTACTGCACCATAGTAGCCTGTGTTCGTGATGAAGTTCAACCCCGTTGCCTCTGCCAGCCGCTTGAACAAAAGCACATCGCGTCCCAAATAAGCCGGTGAACAATCGATGAACGTGACACAGCCGCGTTGCTTCACATCTTTCAGAAACGGCAACGCGCGGGCAAACACTTCGTCGGCGTTGTAGCGATCGCGGCTGTATCCTTTGGCTCCAATGAAGTCGGCCAGCACGTGTTCGTGTTCCAGGGTAAACTTCATGTCGGCGGGGCGGATCGGGCCGGTCACGGTCATGACGATGTCGTCGGCGAGCAGCGAAGGGAACAGGAATATTCCCGCAGCGGCAGTTGTTTTTTGGAGAAAGGTTTTTCGGTTCATCATTTTAAAGCCAAGGACGAACAATAAAGTGGCTCGTCACAGATCATAGTTTTTTTCACCACGATCGCACGCGCTCTTGTCCGTAAAGGGTTGGCTGCGTTGTTTATGAGTTCAAGAAAATCCAATCCAAGGACTAATTCAAACCCTTTAGACAAAAGGCGCAGTTTGCCGGACAGATACCCGGGTGGAGTTCCTTATTGGCGGCTAGACGCAATTCCGTTACTTTTGTCAGGTGCGGCAATTTCATACGCATCCCGTAGGCAACAAAGAAATATTCGACTGATATGGACCTGGGAATTTTTAATGAATTTTGGGATGGCGTGCACCCTCACCATTTGCCTTTACTAAATCTTATTGACTCGGGAGCGTCCAACCAATGGAATTTGACGATCAGCCTCCAAAGACTTAATGCTATCGTAGAGAAGAATCCCGAACAATCGGTGCAGGAAGGAGTCATCGCCTTACTGGCATATCACGATTGGCGATCACACTTGGTTGCTTGCCTTGTGATCTTAAGACTACCCTCATCGGCAAGATCTATATTGCTCGACCATTTTTGGAAACGGCTCTCGCTCGGTTCCTGGGTATGTCCGCAAATACTGGTTGCACTCTCGCTTGTAGATCGAAATTTTGAAATGAAAGCGGAGAAAATTCTTCATGATGGATTAGCGATGTACGCGCAAAGTCTTTCAGTCACGGATGAACAAAAATCACAAGGCAGCAGCAGGGCCTCCACTCCTTCTGAAAGAAAAACCAAAGCCGCCATCGAATTCCTGCTAAAAAATACCCTCAACGACACTCCTGACAGTGATTCGGGGGGATTAATTGCCAGCCGTTGGAAAAAAAGGTTATTAAAACTGATGGAGTTGAAGAGCGTTGCCTTTTACGAGATCTTTATCTCTTGGTAAGAAATGCTTAAACATCGCTCCTGAAACCCCTTAGTTCGTCACAGCCTCTACTTTGAAATACGGACGCGTCTTATAATCACCTTTCACCAAGTTCACGTCGCAAAAGTAGATAACACCCTTGTCCAGGATAAACGGCTGCCCCTTTTCACCCGTCATTCTATAGTGTGCACCGTCAATAAAAAAGTGGTGATAAGGCACTTTGGAATCGTCCATCCATCCGGTGCTGGGGATACTGTTTTTCGCATACGTGAAGGCTACCGAAGGGTCGGTCGAAAAATACAGGTCGTTGTTCGCCGTGGCCACGCTGTCAATGCTGTTGTCGATAAAGGATTGCACCTCCTTGGGCAGGGCCTCGTACGTGGTGGTTTGAGTGCTCTTCTTGTCCAGGTCGACTACTTTTTCGCCGCAGGCGACCAATGTTATGGAGAGCGCGAAAAATAAATAGCCTGCCAGAGGGTGACGATGTTTGCTTGTGCTCATATTTTTTTGTGGTTTATCTGCGCATCCGCCAAAAAAGATCGAGGCGGTACGCCATAACACAAGATAATACCTTCTGGGCTATGGTCAAACTAATTCTCAGTGACGTCCTGCTTCCCGACAAAGTTGAGTCCACTGCCACCCAGTGATGCGTTAGCGATCCTGAACTGAATGTATTTGCCTATAAACCAATTAGTTACTGGCAATTATAACGGATTGAGAAATCGATTTTTTGACAGGTCAACTAGACGGCTGAAGCCGTTGTCCTTGTTAGAGGTGCTGGACAGCCTTTCTGAATCAGTCCAATCATGAGACGTTTCCCTTCCATAAACTCATGTCAACCGTTTAGTTTCGGCCGCGTCGTCCATCTAATTTTTGCGATCTTATACCCATGTTGGATTTCGTGTGATTTTCAAAAAATCCAGGCTCCAACCATCGTTATCAGCTTGATTTAGCATATTCTCGTCTGCCGACTGAATATAATTTCAAGTGCCTCCAGCAAGGTTTATGGGACTTTCGTTGCCGCGAGCGGATTATTACATATCCTCAACGTTTGGCTTACGCGCAGGTCTTCGTCTGTGATTCAAATCAAGCTATACTTGTAAATAAAACATTCCAAAAATGAACAAAACATTGCTAAAGTTTGGTGCTTTGATCGTGGCAGCCTCGGTATTCGTGGGCTGTAGCAAAGATGATGATGAAGTTAAAACGACCGAACCTGAATTCCCCACGGACTACAGCGAACTCTCGGTAGAACAAAACAAAACAAAACTGGAAGACAACGGCGTGTCGCTCGTAAATGCGGTGACGACGTTGAAAAATGCCAGCGGCATTCAAACGTCGATCGCATTCAGCAAGTATCTCGACGGCAGCACGCTCCCCGACAACATCGGCGGCCGTGTGGGCGACAACGGCGGCGTTCGCCTGCTTCAATTGTTGTCTTCGTTTGGCAATGGCCACTCGTCGGCTGCCAAAACATTGTCAGGTCTGCGCGTGGCAACCGATGGTTTCCAGTCGTTCCAAGCGGAATATGCTGACGTAGTAGGTGTGTATACCTACAGCAAAGCCAACGATACCTGGACATATGAAAAAACAGGTGATAAAATTGTCTTCAAGTTCCCTTCAACGGAAACCGGAACAACAAACAACGCTGAATACTCCGTTTACGGCCTCGAGACCGTGACCATCACAAGCGACCTGGGCGGCGATAATTACACCGGCGACTACCCGACGGCATTAAAGGCTGATCTGACCATCGACGGCGCGAAACACATGGGTTATAGCTTCTCGGCCAGCTACAATAGCAAGGGAGATCCCTCGGCTGTAGCCATCGCGTTGAGCATCGACAACTATACACTGGCCTACGAGGTGTCTAACAGCACTACCGATGCCAAATTCGATTACTCGCTGAAAGACGGCGACAAGCTGCTCTTCGGATATGGTGTGCGCGCATCGGGTAACTTCTCTTCTACGGCTGTTGAAGGAAGCCAGAATGCCGGCGACGTGGTGACCAGCGCTACCGCTTACTTCCAGATCATGAACATCAAGTTCTCGGGCGAAGTGAACGCCAACACACTGGCCGACGCCCTGGAAGCTGCCACTACCATCGAACAGCGACTGGCGGCATGGAACGCCAACTACAAACTGATCGTGTTCTACGACGATTCGAAACAGAAGATCGCCGAGAGCGAGTTCTACATTGCCGACGAAGAGTATACCGAAACGGAATGGTCCTACAATCCGAATACGGACCAGTGGGAAGCCACAGAAGTTAAGAAGACCAAAAAGGCTCTCGAAGTACGTCTGGTATTTGCCGACGGCACCAAGTCTGACCTGGCCACTTACACCGACACCGGCTTCGACGACATCAAGGATTCTTGGGATAAGTTTGTCGAAGATATCGGCAATGACTAATTGACATAACGTAGTATCTAAAGCAAAAAGAGGTTGCCTTGCAGGCAGCCTCTTTTTTTTGCGTTCATTTTTAGTCATTAGTGATGTGAAAGTATATCCGCCTCCAAATATGCTCGCTACTTAAGATGGTGCAATATTTTCGTGCCACTTGCAGCCGGCTAATGGCTTGTTAGCCATTCACGAAACATTCGCGGTAAGCGCCTGGGCTTCCTTGAGAAAAACCACACAAGCTTTCAGGAATGGATGGTGAATGCGGGCAGTTGCCGCTACGAGGAGAGATCGAAGAAGGGCCTCAATAAAAACTTTCTACTTTATATTAATGGCGTAGAACGACACGCCATAGCCTCCCCACACACCCAACGCATCATCGCCGTCGATGTTTGAGATGATCTCATTACCGGAAGATGAAAACGGGTTGCCCACTACATAGAGTTCCCGTTCCACGGTGCGCCAGAAATCGAAGTGGGCTCTGTCCATCGAGCAAAGTTTGACCCGCACACTGTCGCCACGCTTGAAATAGAGGTCGTCGATGACGTTGGTGAAATTCTCAGGCCCGCGAAGGATCGTAAACGTGAACTGCTGGCCGTTGAAATATTGATCGCCCACGGCCGACAGGTAAACCGGGATAAACCGGTTGTCCTTGTTGAGGCGTTGCGTGAATACACGGTAATAGTTGGCTTCCTCGGCGTTGTCGGTAAGCTGGCCATACACATAGCCCAGTGAATCTTTACCCGGCGCCAGTTCGAACCAGAGTTTATCAAATTTGGCTGGCGGCGGAATGGTGGTCGATGCGGTGTAACGCTTGCCTTTCACTTCCACAGTTAGAGAGTACGTCTTTCCGACCTCCCCCTTCAACGACGTACCCTGATAGACGTACGGAGGAAAGAAATCGTCGTCGCGTTTTAGGGTAAGAATTTCCTCGGTTTCGCCGTCGCTCACAGTGACCTTTGCGGTGGATACGATCAGGTCGCGGATGTTGGCGGAATCGATGTTCATGAAATAGGAAGCACTGTTGCTGAGCACCACACGGGGAAAGCCCCCGCTTTCGATGGAGCCGTCGATCACCAACTTGGGTTCGTAGGCGGTTTGGTCCAACGAGGGTTCCGGCACACAGGCCAGGAGCAGTACAGCGGGTATGATCAAAAGAACAAGTCTATCCATGGCTCAGAACTTTACGCGGTAAGTGAAGGCTGGAATGATGGGGAAAAGCGATACCTGCTTGATGCTGGTGTGCAGTTCGAGGTTTTCCAGGTTGCCCTCGGTTTCGAAATAGATATAATAGGGATTCTTGCGACTGTACACATTGTAGATGGAAAAGATCCAGTACGATTCCCAGCGCGCGCTCTTGTGCGCCGCATAGGTCACGGCCAGGTCGAGCCGGTGATAGGCCGGCATACGAAACGAGTTCCGTGCACCATACTCGTTGATCACATTTCCCTGGATCACATACCGGGCCACCGGCAGGTTCAAAGCATTCCCTGTTCCATAGACAAACACACACGAGAAGGTCCACCGGGGAGAATATTCATAGTTGCCCAGCACGGAAAGATCGTGCAGCCGGTCGTACTTGGCAGCAAAGGGCTTGCCGTTGTTCAGTGCTTCGAATTGGCGCGTTGTCCGCGAAAGTGTATACGACACCTGGCCGTTCAGGCGCCCCTTCGGCTTTTTGATGGAGAACTCGCTGCCATACGAGGTGCCGCGGCCGAACACAAAGTTGTCGTCGAAGTTGTAGCCCTTGCTGTAGCCGATCACCACGCCTTCGCGGTATTCGATCTGCCGTTGCATGGCTTTGTAATAAAGCACCACCGAGGTCTCGATCCGGTTGTCACTGAAATTGCGGAAGTAGCCGGCCGAAAATTGATGGGCTGTCTGCGGCTTGATCACGGCAGAGCTGGGCACCCAAATATCCAACGGCAGCGACACCGACGACAGCGGTGCCATGTGCATGTACTGGACCGTCTTATCATACGAAACTTTGACCGACGACGCCGGCGTCAGACTATACCGCAAGGACGCACGCGGCTCGATGTTGCCGTAGTTCTGGATGCGTTTGTGCTTGCTGTACGTGATCGTGTCCAGGATCTGAAAGTTGTCGTCTTCGATGTAGCGCGTGAACGGACCAAGCTGACTGTAGCCCGAAAACCGGATGCCCACGCTTAGTTCGGCACGCTCGCTTAGCGTGATCTTGTCATTGAAGTACAGCGCCGCCTCGTCGGCCTTGAGTTTCAGGGGCGGGCCCACATTGAGCGAGACATCATCACTCGAAGCGCTCACGTTGTTGGGCCTCAGGGCGTGGCGGGTATAGGTGAGTCCCCACGCCAGGTCGTGTTTGTTCTTTTGGAGACCGAACTGATACGTAAAGCCGACGTCGCTGATGTCGGAAACAATATCGAACGTATACGAACTGATGTCGGCGCCAAAGCCCATATCATAGCCGGAAGCTTGCACAGACAACTCCGTAAAAAGACGTTCCCCGGTATGTTGCCACGCCACGGACGCAGTTTTGTTTTTCCAGGTGATCGCATTCGAAAAACTGGAACTCGTGTTGTAGTTAAAATCGTCGGCACCATAGTAGGTTCGTATGCTGAGGCGGTCTCGCGGCGAAAGGCGGTAGTCGAAGTTTACGTTGAGGTCGTAAAAATAATAATCGATATTCCGTTTCAGCAGCCCGAGTTCGTGCAGGCCACGGGCAAAGAGATCGACATAGGTGCGGCGGGCGGCGACAAGAAACGACCCTTTGTTTTTCTTCACCGGCCCTTCCACCAAAGCCGTTGCCGCCACCAGACCGATGCTCCCCTCACCTTTCAATTCCTGGTCGTTACCGCTTCGCGTCGACACTCTGGTGATGCACGATAACCGGCCGCCGTAATACGAAGGTATACCCCCCTTGTACATATCCAACCCCTGAACGGCAGTGCCGTTAAAGATGGAGAAGAATCCAAACAGGTGGCTGGGGTTGTATACGGTGGAATGATCCAGCAACATCAGGTTCTGATCTACTGCGCCACCGCGTACATAAAAACCCGTGCTCCCCTCACCCGAGGTTTGCACCCCCGGCATCAGTTGCAGGATTCGGATGGGATCTACCTCGCCCAACAAATAGGGCAATTTTTCAATGTCTTTTCGCTGCAGGGAGATGAGGCCTGTTTCGGTTTGGGTCACGGCTTCATCGGCAGCCTTTTCCGCCACGATCACTTCGGAGAGGGTCGTGCTCTCGGAGGTTAGTTTTATGCTGAGCGTTTGGGAGGTCTGTGCATTTACAACAACGGTGTCGCGTTTATACCCAACAAATGAAAACACCACCTGGTAACGTCCTGGAGGAACAGCAAGCTGGAAAAATCCGGTCGTATCGGTGGCCGCTCCTTTGTTCAGGGTTGGAATGAAGAGTGTACATCCCGGAAGGGGCGAGCCCGTGGTGGC carries:
- a CDS encoding polysaccharide deacetylase family protein, with protein sequence MNHFESLKGIRIGKHVATLCFLFLAITSYAQPTISFTFDDGVTNDMPGYPFEQWNGLLLKHLNDAGIKTVFFVTGFNKSDAKGTYLLTQWNDAGHRIGNHTYSHLNYGSKSVSFEKFKLEFLRTDSIIQRYSQYIRMFRFPYLKEGDTAPKVEAFRDLLRAHQYRNGSVTIDASDWYIDSRLLKRLRTDPKANLEGFRQFYLKHLYARAQYYEQLAFQLTGRHIHHTLLLHHNLVNALFLGDLVKMFKEKGWNIIDAEKAFEDPIFQSQPTKIPAGESLIWALAKQSGKFETILRYPAEDGDYEKAEMDHLGL
- a CDS encoding phosphotriesterase family protein, whose protein sequence is MMNRKTFLQKTTAAAGIFLFPSLLADDIVMTVTGPIRPADMKFTLEHEHVLADFIGAKGYSRDRYNADEVFARALPFLKDVKQRGCVTFIDCSPAYLGRDVLLFKRLAEATGLNFITNTGYYGAVGEKFLPPQVYTETSEQIAARWIDEFKNGIEGTGIKPGFIKTSVDNAPLTEAQRKVVDSAALTHLATGLTIAIHTGNGEAAKEELAILKARGVSPQARIWVHSQNEPDKAYHLEAARSKSWVAFDGVNPDTVKANVENLQVMKAHKLLDQVLVSQDSGWYNVGEPNGGNYKDYNCIFTQFIPALKANGFTVAEIDKIFVANPARAFAIRVRKL
- a CDS encoding DUF4249 domain-containing protein; the protein is MDRLVLLIIPAVLLLACVPEPSLDQTAYEPKLVIDGSIESGGFPRVVLSNSASYFMNIDSANIRDLIVSTAKVTVSDGETEEILTLKRDDDFFPPYVYQGTSLKGEVGKTYSLTVEVKGKRYTASTTIPPPAKFDKLWFELAPGKDSLGYVYGQLTDNAEEANYYRVFTQRLNKDNRFIPVYLSAVGDQYFNGQQFTFTILRGPENFTNVIDDLYFKRGDSVRVKLCSMDRAHFDFWRTVERELYVVGNPFSSSGNEIISNIDGDDALGVWGGYGVSFYAINIK
- a CDS encoding TonB-dependent receptor; translated protein: MRSPSRKVAFTLVLLSLAILARAQDNMLSGYVHDATTGSPLPGCTLFIPTLNKGAATDTTGFFQLAVPPGRYQVVFSFVGYKRDTVVVNAQTSQTLSIKLTSESTTLSEVIVAEKAADEAVTQTETGLISLQRKDIEKLPYLLGEVDPIRILQLMPGVQTSGEGSTGFYVRGGAVDQNLMLLDHSTVYNPSHLFGFFSIFNGTAVQGLDMYKGGIPSYYGGRLSCITRVSTRSGNDQELKGEGSIGLVAATALVEGPVKKNKGSFLVAARRTYVDLFARGLHELGLLKRNIDYYFYDLNVNFDYRLSPRDRLSIRTYYGADDFNYNTSSSFSNAITWKNKTASVAWQHTGERLFTELSVQASGYDMGFGADISSYTFDIVSDISDVGFTYQFGLQKNKHDLAWGLTYTRHALRPNNVSASSDDVSLNVGPPLKLKADEAALYFNDKITLSERAELSVGIRFSGYSQLGPFTRYIEDDNFQILDTITYSKHKRIQNYGNIEPRASLRYSLTPASSVKVSYDKTVQYMHMAPLSSVSLPLDIWVPSSAVIKPQTAHQFSAGYFRNFSDNRIETSVVLYYKAMQRQIEYREGVVIGYSKGYNFDDNFVFGRGTSYGSEFSIKKPKGRLNGQVSYTLSRTTRQFEALNNGKPFAAKYDRLHDLSVLGNYEYSPRWTFSCVFVYGTGNALNLPVARYVIQGNVINEYGARNSFRMPAYHRLDLAVTYAAHKSARWESYWIFSIYNVYSRKNPYYIYFETEGNLENLELHTSIKQVSLFPIIPAFTYRVKF